Proteins encoded within one genomic window of Rhododendron vialii isolate Sample 1 chromosome 1a, ASM3025357v1:
- the LOC131299254 gene encoding transmembrane 9 superfamily member 11-like, whose amino-acid sequence MDLFDKFKIWVSFIFLISQLGHGFYLPGSYPHKYGVGDTLSVKVNSLTSIETEIPYSYYSLPFCKPQEGVKDSAENLGELLMGDRIENSPYRFKMYTNETQIFLCKTKSLSSDEFEMLKKRIDDMYQVNLILDNLPAIRFTKKDGFVIRWTGYPVGVKVQDLYYVFNHLKLTVLVHKYEEPNVAHVMGTGDAVEMIPTVDSGSEVPGYMVVGFEVTPCSFQHKSGSLKDLEKMYHRYPSAIECDPSAVGMSIKEGEPIAFTYDVTFVESDIKWPSRWDAYLKMEGAKVHWFSILNSLMVITFLAGIVLVIFLRTVRRDLTRYEEVDKEAQAQMNEELSGWKLVVGDVFRSPTYPSLLCVMVGNGVQILGMAVVTILFAALGFMSPASRGTLLTGMVILYMFLGIAAGYVSVRLWRTIGCGDKKGWASVSWKAACFFPGIAFLILTTLNFLLWHSNSTGAIPFSLFVILILLWFCISVPLTLVGGYFGAKAPHIEFPVRTNQIPREIPPQKYPSWLLVLGAGTLPFGTLFIELFFIMSSIWMGRVYYVFGFLFVVLILLVVVCAEVSLVLTYMHICVEDYKWWWKSFFASGSVAIYIFFYSVNYLIFDLKSLSGPVSATLYLGYSLFMVLAIMLATGTVGFLSSFWFVHYLFSSVKLD is encoded by the coding sequence ATGgacttgtttgataaatttaagATCTGGGTTTCGTTCATTTTCTTGATATCTCAATTGGGTCATGGCTTTTACCTCCCTGGTAGTTACCCTCACAAATATGGGGTAGGGGATACCTTGTCTGTGAAAGTGAATTCACTGACTTCAATTGAGACTGAAATCCCCTATAGCTATTACAGTTTGCCCTTCTGTAAGCCCCAGGAGGGTGTGAAGGACAGCGCCGAAAACCTCGGTGAGCTCCTCATGGGTGATAGGATTGAGAATTCGCCTTACCGGTTTAAGATGTACACGAATGAGACACAGATCTTTCTATGCAAAACCAAGTCGTTATCTTCCGATGAGTTTGAGATGTTGAAGAAGAGGATTGATGACATGTATCAAGTCAATTTGATTCTTGACAACTTGCCCGCTATTAGGTTTACCAAGAAAGATGGTTTTGTGATACGTTGGACAGGGTACCCTGTGGGAGTTAAGGTTCAAGATTTGTATTACGTGTTTAACCATTTGAAACTCACTGTTCTTGTTCACAAATATGAGGAGCCCAACGTGGCCCATGTGATGGGTACTGGGGATGCTGTGGAGATGATCCCAACAGTTGACTCTGGATCAGAGGTCCCAGGTTATATGGTAGTTGGGTTTGAGGTGACCCCTTGTAGTTTCCAACACAAGTCCGGATCTTTGAAAGATTTGGAAAAAATGTACCATAGATACCCCTCTGCAATTGAGTGTGATCCGAGCGCTGTGGGTATGTCTATCAAGGAAGGTGAGCCGATAGCCTTTACTTATGATGTCACATTTGTGGAGAGTGATATCAAATGGCCGTCAAGATGGGATGCTTATCTAAAAATGGAAGGAGCAAAAGTCCACTGGTTCTCGATTCTTAACTCTCTTATGGTGATTACCTTCTTGGCTGGAATTGTCCTTGTGATCTTCCTGAGGACAGTTAGGCGTGACTTGACCCGTTATGAGGAGGTCGACAAGGAGGCTCAAGCCCAAATGAATGAGGAGTTATCCGGGTGGAAACTCGTCGTTGGTGATGTTTTCCGCTCTCCAACCTATCCTTCACTTCTATGCGTAATGGTTGGAAATGGGGTCCAGATTCTTGGGATGGCTGTTGTGACAATACTGTTTGCAGCCCTTGGATTCATGTCGCCAGCTTCTCGTGGGACCCTGCTTACAGGTATGGTGATTTTGTACATGTTTCTTGGAATTGCAGCCGGTTATGTCTCCGTTCGCCTTTGGAGGACAATTGGGTGTGGTGACAAGAAAGGATGGGCTTCAGTTTCTTGGAAAGCTGCTTGTTTCTTCCCTGGTATCGCTTTCCTCATTCTAACCACTTTGAATTTCTTATTGTGGCATAGTAACAGCACCGGTGccattcctttctctctctttgtcattctcattttgctttggttttgcaTCTCGGTTCCACTTACCTTAGTTGGTGGATACTTTGGTGCAAAGGCACCTCATATTGAGTTCCCAGTTCGAACCAACCAGATCCCTAGAGAAATCCCACCTCAAAAATACCCATCTTGGCTTTTAGTACTTGGGGCCGGAACTCTTCCATTTGGTACACTTTTCATCGAGCTGTTCTTCATCATGTCCAGTATTTGGATGGGACGCGTATACTATGTGTTTGGATTTCTGTTCGTCGTTTTGATCCTTCTTGTGGTGGTTTGTGCGGAGGTTTCTCTTGTTCTGACCTATATGCATATTTGCGTGGAGGACTATAAATGGTGGTGGAAGTCTTTCTTTGCTTCTGGTTCGGTTGCCATATATATCTTCTTCTACTCCGTGAACTATCTCATATTTGATCTGAAGAGTTTGAGTGGACCCGTTTCTGCCACTCTTTACTTGGGGTACTCGCTTTTCATGGTTTTAGCTATTATGCTCGCAACTGGGACAGTTGGATTCCTTTCTTCATTCTGGTTTGTGCATTACTTGTTCTCTTCAGTGAAGCTGGATTAG
- the LOC131299262 gene encoding uncharacterized protein LOC131299262, with the protein MAGGYRKRTQKTRSRKPPNSSGRALFVHGGELADWSQKSPSPKVRNPNPNSENRRTKSPSPRVRNPNPNSDNGRAKSVSRSGNTDRGKGLVWSRIESEKPRGSAFGYVYPAVDYQEGSLANEGENAENTLDESHPLVLVDSHETKIVAHLDQTPAMELQNLEFTYDYFPSFAMDDTSHRGLGFCAEAEVTPSGIGPSLQMEEKEGFDSSSSEEEMVGRLDYTPDANPEVVNDFQAETSSPEKNSGFLSIGGLKLYTQDISDEENGEDDAEELSDEESVETSASGESIETSDSDSEDTSESDSDIDEEVAKDYFEGIGGTDKVVDVEQFVAQRLDVSDDDKNTFGGSFNETLKKLGGIALQDASREYGMKKPQSRRKYHGETSRRKTTAHDLSSVMEDIMFVKDPRTISGRKKHVARFPQSWPSETQKSKNFRNFPGEKKKHRKETIALKRRERMIGRGVDLEQISSTLQQMVSGGVDMLSFQPMHSRDCSQVQRVASIYRLRSFCQGSGKKRFVTVTRTQHTSMPSSSDKLRLEKLIGAGDEDADFTVNNVQSIKGDRNGARKTAKGIGLGPLEKSQSAPSKSLKNSANFHGSSEVSKNKRSGKPVSYAAQPVSFVSSGILLSDTLEINAIDSKETSDISPENKVGASSSKYGAFEMHTTGFGSKMMAKMGFTEGSGLGKDGQGIAEPIEAIQRPKSLGLGAESSGTDTNLYKTESKRFGRNDPIEAIRRPKSLGLGAESSGTSTNSSKTALKKFSKNEPQRLGAFEKHTKGFGSKMMAKMGFVEGMGLGRDSQGIVDPLAAVRLPKSRGLGAKG; encoded by the exons ATGGCTGGAGGTTACAGGAAAAGAACCCAGAAAACCAGGAGCCGAAAACCACCCAACTCTTCTGGTCGGGCACTCTTCGTCCACGGCGGTGAATTGGCCGATTGGTCCCAAAAATCCCCATCTCCCAAAG tacgaaaccctaaccctaattcgGAAAACAGAAGAACTAAGTCTCCATCTCCCAGGG TACggaaccctaaccctaattctGATAACGGAAGAGCTAAGTCGGTGTCTCGATCTGGGAATACTGATCGGGGGAAAGGTTTAGTTTGGTCCAGAATCGAGTCTGAGAAACCTAGGGGAAGTGCTTTTGGTTATGTTTATCCTGCTGTTGATTATCAG GAAGGCTCACTTGCAAATGAGGGTGAAAATGCAGAAAACACTTTAGATGAGTCGCATCCTCTGGTTCTTGTTGATTCCCATGAGACTAAAATTGTCGCTCATTTAGACCAGACACCAGCTATGGAACTCCAAAATTTGGAATTTACTTATGACTACTTCCCAAGTTTTGCAATGGATGATACCTCTCATAGAGGATTGGGCTTTTGTGCTGAAGCAGAAGTAACTCCGAGTGGTATTGGACCATCATTGCaaatggaagagaaagaagGCTTTGATTCATCATCTTCTGAGGAAGAAATGGTTGGCAGGTTGGATTATACCCCCGATGCAAATCCTGAAGTGGTTAATGATTTTCAGGCAGAAACCTCATCTCCGGAGAAAAATTCAGGGTTTTTGTCCATTGGAGGCTTGAAACTGTATACACAAGACATTTCAGATGAGGAAAATGGTGAGGATGATGCAGAAGAGTTGAGCGATGAGGAAAGCGTAGAAACTTCTGCTTCAGGGGAATCCATAGAAACATCTGATAGTGATTCGGAGGACACTTCTGAGAGTGATTCGGATATTGATGAAGAGGTTGCAAAAGACTACTTTGAAGGAATTGGTGGGACTGACAAAGTTGTGGATGTCGAGCAATTCGTAGCGCAGCGACTTGATGTTTCTGATGATGATAAGAATACCTTTGGTGGTAGTTTTAATGAGACTTTGAAAAAGTTGGGTGGGATTGCTCTACAGGATGCATCAAGGGAATATGGCATGAAGAAGCCGCAGTCTAGAAGGAAGTACCATGGAGAGACTTCAAGACGGAAAACTACTGCCCATGATTTGTCGTCTGTTATGGAGGATATTATGTTTGTCAAGGATCCTAGAACCATTTCTGGGAGGAAGAAACATGTTGCTCGATTTCCTCAGTCTTGGCCTTCTGAGactcaaaaaagtaaaaatttcagGAATTTTCCAG gtgaaaaaaagaaacatcgcAAAGAAACGATTGCTTTGAAGCGGCGTGAGAGAATGATTGGCCGTGGTGTTGATCTTGAGCAGATCAGTTCG ACATTACAACAGATGGTTTCTGGTGGAGTAGATATGTTATCATTTCAGCCCATGCACTCCCGCGATTGTTCGCAG GTGCAAAGGGTAGCATCAATTTATCGCTTGCGGAGTTTTTGCCAAGGTTCTGGTAAGAAAAG ATTCGTAACAGTGACCCGTACTCAACACACATCTATGCCATCTTCCAGTGATAAGCTTCGCCTGGAGAAG CTTATTGGAGCTGGTGATGAGGATGCCGATTTTACAGTCAACAATGTACAATCAATCAAGGGAGATCGAAACGGAGCTAGAAAAACTGCCAAGGGAATTGGTTTGGGCCCGCTAGAAAAATCGCAATCTGCACCAAGCAAGTCGCTCAAGAACTCCGCCAATTTCCATGGCAGCAGTGAAGTAAGCAAGAATAAAAGGAGTGGGAAACCAGTCTCATATGCTGCACAACCAGTCTCTTTTGTGTCCAGTGGTATATTGCTATCTGATACTCTTGAGATCAATGCCATTGATTCAAAGGAGACAAGTGACATTTCCCCAGAGAACAAAGTTGGGGCCAGTTCATCTAAATACGGTGCCTTCGAAATGCACACTACTGGCTTTGGATCAAAGATGATGGCTAAAATGGGATTCACAGAAGGTAGTGGGCTGGGAAAGGACGGTCAAGGAATAGCGGAGCCCATTGAAGCGATCCAAAGGCCGAAATCGCTTGGGCTAGGTGCAGAATCCTCTGGAACCGATACTAACTTGTATAAGACTGAATCTAAGAGATTTGGGAGGAATGACCCCATTGAGGCGATTCGGCGGCCCAAGTCGCTTGGCTTAGGTGCCGAATCCTCTGGAACAAGTACTAACTCATCAAAGACTGCACTtaagaagtttagtaagaatgAGCCTCAGAGACTTGGAGCTTTTGAAAAGCATACCAAGGGGTTTGGATCGAAAATGATGGCCAAGATGGGCTTTGTGGAAGGAATGGGCCTGGGGAGGGATTCCCAAGGTATTGTTGACCCATTGGCTGCAGTCAGGCTTCCAAAATCCAGAGGATTGGGTGCTAAAGGTTAG